One region of Bdellovibrio bacteriovorus genomic DNA includes:
- a CDS encoding phosphomannomutase/phosphoglucomutase: MFQPVIFREYDIRGVYNGQFDDNFAYLLGRAYVVYMKQNKGLTNPTVALGCDARESSPAIIKNLAKGMMDSGAKVIHLGLVTTPVCYFSTFELKGVDGAIQVTGSHNPPEYNGFKISVGKGTIFGAEIQKLREIIQKGEYIDGKGSEEHFDIKPMYYERYKKEFGTIKNTKVVLDCGNGAGGSVVRGLFNAVGLNPTILFEQPDGTFPNHHPDPTVEENLEDLKKQVAKEGAVCGIGFDGDADRIGVVDHTGRMVYGDELMVIIARSILAEQKGAKIIGDVKCSDRLYHDVSEHGGQPIMWKTGHSLVKEKIKVEKAPFGGEMSGHVFFADRNYGYDDAPYAALRLVEILAKTGKTIPQLLEGLPPAFNTPEIRIDTTEEKKVLIVEKMIEAFPNKPGVDYKVDFTDGIRLSFEDGWALCRSSNTQPVVVVRYESTTQAGLDKIRNRVEAVVNKYL, from the coding sequence ATGTTTCAACCGGTTATTTTTAGAGAGTACGATATCCGTGGAGTTTACAACGGACAATTCGACGATAATTTCGCATACCTCTTGGGCCGCGCTTACGTTGTCTACATGAAACAAAATAAAGGCCTTACAAATCCAACAGTCGCTTTGGGTTGTGATGCTCGTGAAAGTTCTCCAGCAATTATCAAGAATCTTGCAAAAGGGATGATGGATTCCGGAGCTAAAGTTATTCACTTGGGTCTTGTGACAACCCCAGTTTGTTATTTTTCAACTTTTGAGTTGAAAGGCGTCGATGGCGCGATTCAAGTTACGGGTTCGCACAATCCTCCTGAATACAATGGCTTTAAAATTTCTGTAGGCAAGGGCACAATCTTCGGTGCGGAAATTCAAAAACTTCGCGAGATCATTCAAAAAGGTGAGTACATTGATGGAAAGGGTTCTGAAGAACATTTCGATATCAAGCCTATGTACTACGAGCGCTACAAAAAAGAATTCGGCACCATCAAAAATACGAAAGTCGTTCTTGATTGCGGTAACGGCGCTGGTGGATCCGTAGTTCGCGGACTATTCAACGCTGTTGGTTTAAATCCAACAATTCTATTTGAACAACCAGATGGAACATTCCCGAACCACCATCCAGATCCAACTGTAGAAGAAAACTTGGAAGATCTAAAAAAACAAGTCGCTAAAGAAGGTGCCGTTTGCGGTATCGGCTTTGACGGTGATGCCGATCGTATCGGTGTTGTCGATCACACAGGTCGCATGGTTTACGGTGACGAATTGATGGTAATCATCGCTCGCTCAATCTTAGCTGAACAAAAAGGCGCAAAGATCATCGGCGACGTAAAATGTTCGGATCGCTTGTACCACGATGTTTCTGAGCACGGCGGCCAGCCGATCATGTGGAAGACAGGTCACTCTTTGGTAAAAGAAAAAATCAAAGTAGAAAAAGCTCCATTCGGTGGTGAAATGTCAGGTCACGTTTTCTTCGCAGATCGCAACTACGGTTACGACGATGCTCCTTACGCGGCTTTGCGTTTGGTAGAGATCTTGGCAAAAACTGGAAAAACAATTCCACAATTGCTTGAAGGTTTGCCACCAGCATTCAACACACCAGAAATCCGTATCGACACAACTGAAGAGAAAAAAGTTTTGATCGTAGAAAAAATGATCGAAGCTTTCCCAAACAAGCCAGGCGTCGACTACAAAGTGGACTTCACTGATGGCATCCGCTTGTCTTTCGAAGATGGTTGGGCTTTGTGCCGTTCATCAAACACACAACCTGTTGTCGTCGTTCGCTACGAATCCACAACTCAAGCCGGACTGGACAAAATCCGCAACCGCGTAGAAGCCGTAGTAAACAAATACCTCTAA
- a CDS encoding 4-hydroxythreonine-4-phosphate dehydrogenase PdxA — MSRLRIALTTGDVDGIGFEVTAKALHKLGPQKTVQFILWRPEEADKKYLRLIDKKFERITVESLQEALKIDGPYLIDIASDESPARWVETSAEACLEKVLDGIATAPLSKTSIKEAGFKDLGHTDILKRLSGSKYVNMGFVGEKFSVVLATAHTPIKDVTKHLSFTVLAETLKNANELRKKLPAAQAKRPIAVLGLNPHAGEQGLIGKEELLLFPQLSAFAKENKIPVEGPLVPDAAFFPSNWQRYSMYVALYHDQGLIPFKTIHGQDSGVHISLGIPFVRTSVDHGTAKDIFGLNKANPHSMIDAIRWAIKLARLSR; from the coding sequence ATGAGTAGACTTAGAATCGCTCTTACCACCGGCGACGTCGACGGCATTGGCTTTGAGGTCACTGCCAAAGCCCTTCATAAACTGGGTCCACAAAAAACCGTTCAATTTATTTTGTGGCGCCCGGAAGAGGCCGATAAAAAATATCTCCGTCTCATCGACAAGAAGTTTGAACGCATCACCGTCGAATCCCTTCAAGAAGCCTTAAAAATCGATGGGCCTTATCTAATCGATATTGCTTCCGATGAATCGCCCGCTCGATGGGTAGAGACAAGTGCCGAAGCTTGCTTAGAAAAAGTTCTAGATGGCATCGCGACGGCTCCTCTTTCAAAAACCAGCATTAAAGAGGCCGGTTTTAAAGATCTTGGGCACACGGATATTTTAAAAAGACTCTCCGGAAGCAAATACGTGAACATGGGTTTCGTTGGAGAAAAATTCAGCGTGGTTCTTGCCACCGCACATACACCCATCAAAGACGTAACAAAGCACCTCAGTTTCACCGTGCTTGCAGAAACATTAAAAAACGCCAATGAACTTCGCAAAAAACTTCCCGCGGCTCAAGCTAAGCGGCCGATTGCCGTCTTAGGTTTAAATCCACACGCGGGCGAACAAGGCCTTATTGGAAAGGAAGAGCTCCTTCTGTTCCCACAGCTTTCAGCCTTTGCAAAAGAAAATAAAATCCCGGTGGAAGGTCCTTTGGTCCCCGATGCCGCATTTTTCCCTTCCAATTGGCAGCGCTATTCAATGTACGTGGCTCTTTACCATGACCAGGGCCTAATCCCGTTTAAAACAATCCACGGGCAGGATAGCGGCGTTCATATTAGCTTAGGCATTCCTTTTGTTAGAACCAGCGTCGATCACGGGACGGCGAAGGATATTTTCGGTTTAAATAAAGCCAATCCGCATTCGATGATTGATGCCATTCGCTGGGCTATAAAATTAGCTCGACTCTCGCGTTAA